ATGCCAAAGAACTAgttctttcttctcttcctcttctatATCAACCAAAATTCCTGAGGTACTTGGTGTGTAGCCAATTAGCTTCAATTCACTCACTACTTCACCTaatttctcatatatattttatCGGCCATCATGAACTCGTGCACCTCATTATTCATTTCAATCCTACTGCATGCCCTCTCCTTGGAGATGCCTCTGTGACTCATCGATTTCCTTATCAATCCAACATCATCCCATCTTCTTTCTTTAGCATAAATGTTTGACAAAACTACAAGGGCTCCATCATGATCAGGTTCTATCTCAAGAAGTCGTTTGGCTGCAAATTCACCTAATTCAACCTCACCGTGCACTTGACAAGCAGACATAAGGGATTTCCAAATGATAACATTTGGAGCGAAAGACATTGTCTCAATAAACTCAATTGCTTTCCTCAAGAGGCTGGCTCTACAATACAGGTTGATCATGCAACCATAGTGCTCAAGCTTGGGAGAGATGCCATGCTCATCAATCATGGATGAAAAGAAGTTCTGGCCCTCTTCAACCAAACCCGCATGACTGCATGCGTAAAGTACACCAATAAATGTAACACCGTTGGGCGTAACATGTTCTTCTTTCATCCTATGGAAGAGGTTTATGGCACTATGCGCATCCCCATGCATGGCAAAAGCATTGATCATACTGGACCAAGATATCACATTTTTTCTTGGCATGTTCTTAAATACCTCTCTTGCTCTGTCCAAGCTCCCACACTTGGCATACATATCAATTAGAGCATTGTTGACAGACAGAGCTCTTCCAAACCCATTTTTATCTACATATGTATGAACCCATTTTGCTTTTTCAAGCGCACCAACATGAGCACAAGCAGaaatgacactcaacattgttatCTGATCAGGAACTATTCTGCGCAGCTGTATTTCATCAAACAATTTAAGAGCCTCGTGAGGCTGATCACTCTCAGCATAACCAGATATCATTGCACTCCAACACACCAAGTCCTTTTCAATCATCTCGTCAAATATCATACGAGCCTCTTTATCCATTCCAAGCTTTGCATATCCTGAAAGCATTGCAGTAGAAACGACCAAGTGTTTTGTGGAGAATTCATCATACAACTTTCGAGCCAAATCCATTGCACCACAGTTTGCATACATGTTAATTAAGGCCCTCTGTAAGTGAGAGTCAAGAACCAGATCTCTTTTCCGAATTAGCTCATGGATTGCTTTTCCATAGCTTAAATTCCCAGCATGACCACAAGCAGAAAGCACAGTACAGAAAATCACACTATCTGGTTCCACACCAAAGCTCTTCATCACCTCATATAGCTCCAAAACACGATCATAACCATTTTGGCAGTACCTGTATCATAACACCAGAGTGAAAAAGGTTGGAATTTTATTTAGCAAAGTAGTAGAAAGCAAAAAATTCACCCAAAAACTATTTACGGCAttaataaacccatattttatgatataatttgtgctgaatttaagtgttttattcaatccttcacccacttatgcatgtgaaattgcatggttttaccttcccttccttattatgagatgtatgtgaaaaacatgttttctagactttaaaagtattaattttaattatcttttactgccattcgatgccgtgattcgtgtgttgagtaatttcagatcttctaaggcaagaatgacttaaaggatgaaaaggaaacatgcgaaaatggaaggaaagcataaaacggagtttttaaAGAAACTGgcaacgacgcgatcgcatgggcgacgcggccgcatgccagcgcgaaatggcaatgacgcgatcgcatgattgACGTGATCGCGCGCCacaagcgaaacgcatatgacgcggacccatgactgaagcgaccgcgtgacaagaaaaattccacatgacgcgaccgcgtgacccacgcggacacgtgacagaagccacacaccagaaattatagaaagcgatcccagcgatttctgaagccctttttgacctaaatccaagtctagaaaacacagaccagaggttatgaagtgggagaatgcatccgaAAGGAGGGGAGAGCTggccaattagttacttttcatagtttagatgtagttttagtgagagaggttctctcctctctcttagtatttagaaattaggattttttttagaaattaaggatttaatTCAACTCTtcacatcaggttcaatattcctttattttgacctctcttctactttgagatactttaatgcttttatttatgtttgatttatattgcccaattggcttatgaatattttccatgttagatttgactgctttgaattaatgttatttgaggtattccagatatttatgattttaatttagctttctacattcatgcctttggttaagaaatcagtaactcttgagttatcaaactcaacgtgatcgataatcgctatctttgctaattagcttgaacttctataatcccaatctttttctaggaattaactaggatttgaagatcaaactaattagccacttgaccttccttcgcactagcaaaggttaactaagtggaattaagattcaattttcatcatcattgataaggataactagaataggacttccaatttctcataccttgccaagagtttattttacagtcatttatttattttatttgtcatttatcatacttgttcctcattctcaaaacccctaatttacaaaactcataaccaataataagaacacacctccctgcaattccttgagaagacgacccgaggtttaaatacttcggttatcaatttatttaggggtttgttacttgtgacaaccaaaacgtttgtacaaagggatttttgttggttcagaatctatacttacaacgcgactttataaaattttttactagcaaaaatcctgacgtcaaaatggcgccgttgccggggaattgcaaacgtgtgccttattattggttattg
This region of Arachis hypogaea cultivar Tifrunner chromosome 8, arahy.Tifrunner.gnm2.J5K5, whole genome shotgun sequence genomic DNA includes:
- the LOC112704925 gene encoding LOW QUALITY PROTEIN: pentatricopeptide repeat-containing protein At4g14820-like (The sequence of the model RefSeq protein was modified relative to this genomic sequence to represent the inferred CDS: inserted 1 base in 1 codon) yields the protein YRYCQNGYDRVLELYEVMKSFGVEPDSVIFCTVLSACGHAGNLSYGKAIHELIRKRDLVLDSHLQRALINMYANCGAMDLARKLYDEFSTKHLVVSTAMLSGYAKLGMDKEARMIFDEMIEKDLVCWSAMISGYAESDQPHEALKLFDEIQLRRIVPDQITMLSVISACAHVGALEKAKWVHTYVDKNGFGRALSVNNALIDMYAKCGSLDRAREVFKNMPRKNVISWSSMINAFAMHGDAHSAINLFHRMKEEHVTPNGVTFIGVLYACSHAGLVEEGQNFFSSMIDEHGISPKLEHYGCMINLYCRASLLRKAIEFIETMSFAPNVIIWKSLMSACQVHGEVELGEFAAKRLLEIEPDHDGALVVLSNIYAKERRWDDVGLIRKSMSHRGISKERACSRIEMNNEVHEFMMADKXIYEKLGEVVSELKLIGYTPSTSGILVDIEEEEKKELVLWHSEKLALCYGLISGRKESSCIRIVKNLRICEDCHIFMKLVSKVYQIKMIVRDRTRFHHCKGGVCSCRDYW